From Canis lupus baileyi chromosome 16, mCanLup2.hap1, whole genome shotgun sequence:
GACAATGTCTTATATTGTTAGAACTGTGAGAGTTGTAATAACAAATCCACCAACTCTGTTCCCAGAGCTCTTTTACAAGGAGCTGCTTGGAACCTAGTACATGAAATAGTGATGGAGGGTCACATCTCAGGCAGCTGGCACCTGAGGCCAAGTCCAGCATTTATAGAGTGATTTTCACACCAGTTCCCCTCTAGCCTTTCTGTGGAAATGTGCAGTGTCCCAGAATGGTTAAGACAGGCTTGAGTTTGAGCCTTGGCTgagccacttactagctgtattGTCTTGGCTAAGTTACTTAATCAGTCTGAACCTCGATATCCTGGAACTTACAAGTCCAGGGACTGATCTTGGCTCTGTCACTGACAGGCCCTGGGGTGATAAGGCCCCTAACAAGCTCTAATCTTTTATGATTGTATGGTCCCTTCTTTACCCACTGAGAAACAAACTGAGCTGATTATGTTCTCAATAGAGAAAGCAGCTAGAAATGCCTACTACTTTTGGTTTTTAAGGATTTGTTGCAGGCAGGGCCATGCTGTGGCTGTTGGTGCTAATACTGCCTTTCCTCCTCTGATCGCTCTTGAGGGCGGGTGCCACAGCAGGAGGGCTGGCATGTGCATGGCTGTGCCTGTGCAGAGCTGAGGGACAGTGCCTCAGGCCTCCTGGACCATCTTGGGAGGAGGCCAGCACTGAGGCTCCATCCTGTCcatttctgtgcctttttttGTGACCTGTGCAGTCTTCCTCTTTAGCAGACCTGATTGGTGCGtatgtgcgtgcgtgcgtgtcaAGGGTACACACATGGAGAAAGATGTCAGGGGATGTGTGAGTATGAGAAAgtggagaggaaaagaggaagggcaGGTGGCAGCAGCCAGATCATGGGGAGAAGGGGCCACAAGCAGGGCCCTTTGGCCTTGTTTGTCAAAGCATCATCCTAACTGAAATGACCCAGGTCTGGCAAGACCTGAGAGAGACAGGACAGAGCCCAAGTCAGACACCAGGAAAGCCAGGAGTTGCCTGGGCCTCTCTCCCTCAGGCTCTGGGCAGCTTGGGCCTGGCCTGGGGCCAGCCTCTTACTGTCTGGCTGGTAACAAGCTGGTAAGTGCAGCTCCCAGATAAGTGGCCATGGCTCCCGCAGTCCCCTGGAGAAGGTGTACTGTGGCCCAGGCAGCCCAGACAGTGAGGAAAAGAGGGGATGGCTCTGAGGTTATGGGATGAAAGATTTAGAAACTGCCAAGTCATGCACACAAAGGTGTTTCTGGCCAAATGTTCCTTAGGAACAAAGGATCttgtggttaagagcacagaagAAGGTTTTGTCTTCCAGGCACAGAACCTGCCTGCAAGCTCTCAGAACAGGCCTGATAAGAGCTCCCTGCCGATTGGCTAAGAAAGGCCATCTGCCTTTTCCACCCAGGAAAGGACAGGGCCCTTCCTATCCATCTAGTCAGCTTCCATGGCCAGATCTGGCTGGTAATACCTTGTGGGGGCTAATTGGGGAGATGGGTCACAATGAATCTGTTACAACAATCAGTACCAACACTTGGGAgggctttgctttaaaaaaaaaaaaaaaagtgtaaattatAGTGCATTTGTTATGTCCACAGAAAGCCACTGCCATTGCCTCCCATGTAGGTGTGCTTCCTTGAGTGGGAGAGAAAGTGGGCTGGGTGCGTGCAAGGGCCTTGGAATGCACAGCCCATGCTGGACTGTAAGTATGAAGAAGCAGGGGTTCCAGACCATTTGAGGTACCAGGAGTAGGGCCGTGATCCTAGGACTTTGCACAGATTCATCTCTGTCAAAGACCAACTAGTAACCCCATTTCCCAACTCCTTGGTCTGGTAAACTCTTAGAAGTCATTCAAGATGCAACACAGAAGTCCCATCTCTGTCCGGCTTCTCCCTTCTAGTCCAGGCAGACTCAGTCACACATGCTACTTTAGCGTCCTGAGAGCCCCTCATTCGCTGCTCTGCAGGGCACTTAGCACACTGTGATATTACCATAGTGACTACACAGACCCTGATTTTCACTGAATTCCTGATTTCAAGTACTTTGGCATGTCAGTCCCATCAATTCTTACAACATTCTGGAAATTGTAGCCTTGACAAATGTTCCCCCTCAGCAAAATCCTTCATCAGATCTGATGTGCTGATTTTGGGGGATAGAATTGGAGGGCACTGAATAGATCCCATTGCATTCATGCATCTGCAAACTCCCCTAGACTGAGTTCCtacaggttgggaccagagttttCACCAGCTCCTGTAAGCCTGGCTCTGTAACTGGCACAGAGCAGGAGCACGTCCATGGTTGGCTGACATAATATCACACGCCTGACTGCATTGAGTTTCCACAGTAACCCTGCAGTATGATAActcctgtccccattttacagagggaaaAATTGCGGCTCAGGGGAGCTAAGTAACTTCCTCACAAACCACTACTAAGAGGTTGATGCAAACCTAGGTCTTTCTTCCAACACTAGATACCTTTCAGCTCAGTTCAAGCTCAGGGATGTCCTGAAATCATTGACTCAGAAACCAGAGATGCTTAGGCGAGAGCAGGTCTGTTGGGTAACACTGAGGTCAGCCGGATGTTAAGACTAtgacaaacagggatccctgggtggcgcagtggtttagcgcctgcctttggcccagggcgcgatcctggagacccgggattgagtcccacgtcgggctccaggtgcatggagcctgcttctccctctgcctgtgtctttgcccctctctctctctctctctctctgtgtgactatcataaataaattaaaaaaaaataaaaaaaaaagactatgacaAACAGCTTAGTCTTCATTTCGTGCCCAAGGGCATGTTTTACCCTCTGGGTATTCTATCAAGACCTATTAGCACACTCTGCCCTCTCTTTTGGAGCTTCTGATTTAAAACAGACCCATGTACAGATGAGCCAGTCACCTGCTATAGAATGCCAGCACTAAAAAggggctatttatttatttcaatctccttgctttaaaatgaaacaaacaaacaaaaaatggaaggaaatagagAGCTACCAAGTATTGAGACTTTCTACGGACCCAGCACCATTCCAGACACATTTgttttttcagtatttcatttcatctttggGTAGGCATTATTTTAATCTGCCCCCAGTCGACAGATTGAAACAGAACAAACAGAGGCTCTGAGAGGCAAGGTGACTTGCCTAATATCCTAGAGCTAATCAGTAGGGGAaatcagaatttgaatccaggtcagTCTGTTCAAAGCATATGTTCTCCTGCAAACCCAGTAGAGGGCTTTCCTGTGAGGTGTGGGgtgctgcaggcagatgctctcCCCATCACAGACATACAAACATGTTGCCCTTGTCTTTTGCATGGGCCACCCTCTTTCTGGAATTAGCAAGAAGCTGCTCTTCCCAGTACTGCTGATTATTTTTAGAAGTGTGAAATAAGTGTAAAACAGGATATTTTCAGTAAAAATATCTCCCCGCTTATACAACAAAGTGATACCAAAATTACTGACTTATAGCAGATACTTGGTTAGTTTCTGCAAAGATCAATCCAGTTTTCATCTGACAGCCCATATGGAAGGCTCACAAAGTCCTGGATGAATGAGAGGCTGAGCTTCAGGGGGCTAGGTTCATGATATCCCCAGAGTCCCAGAGCACAGGGGAGTCAACCTTAGATTTAAAGTGTAAAGGTCTGACTTCAAATCCAGCCTGAGCATGTCACCCTTTTTTTCAGTTAATCTTCCACAAGGAGCTACAGGGTTAGTGATACAGTATGTGTGAAATGCTCAAAGCCAGGACCCTAGTAAAGCTTTGGAATGTACCAGCAACCCCATTCCTCCCCCATAATGATGTTATGAGAATTACCATATTTTAAGATGAAACACGTATTTATGAGTATGTAGAATTGTCACTGAAAAGTTGGGACAACAGAAGACTCTAAAAAATATGTGGGCTTCAGAAAGTACTCcatcccatcccccagcccctaCAACATGTTTATCATACTTGTGCCATGAtaacactttcttttcctttggcttcttAGTTTCTTTGGTGAGCATTTTACCGATCGCCAGTTCTATGCTGGGCACAGTATAAGAGCAAGAGCTTGCAGGAGAGACATCCTCCTTGCCAACACAGAGCATCTAAATGGAGCCCAGAAAACTACAGGCCTGGGGCTCTTTCCCATCTGAAGCCAGAGAACATTTGTTCCCTTTTGGGGCTTGCCCTGTTTCCGGGTTCTACCTTGGAGCATCCATCTAAGGAACATGCCCCCTGCGGCCCCTCACACCTGCTGCCAAGGCTCGGCCCAAGGGATTGCCGGGGGATTGTGCAAGTCTGTTGGCCCGGCTTCAGCTTGCCGTGGCTTTTCCCCCACTTGTGGTCTCAGCCAAGGGAAGCCTGGCGCCTGctctgaggcccagatggagcaggCTCCCTCCCGGAAGGACTTACCCGATGGCTTGTCTGTGGAGGACGGGAGGCTGGTGAGGGTGGGCATggtaggcagagggggaggcagcaCCTTCAGGTTCTGATCACTCTGGATCTCATTGGTAGAGATCTGATTGATGATGCGGTTGTAAGGGGATGGCTGGTAGAcccggggtggggtggcagggggaggctggggcaTGGGCCTGGCTGCTGGCACCCGCTGGCAGTGCTCCTCGAGCTGCGCGATGATCTCGGACTGGTTGTGGGCCAGTGTGGCCAGGTGCTGGTACTTGTGCTCCAGGTCCTTATACTTGCTGGCCAGCTGCAGCATGTCGGCTGTCTGGTTGAGGATCCTGTTCTCCAGCTGGGAGAGCTCCAGCGCATTGTCCCGCTTGCGGATGATCTCATGCAGGAGCTGCATGTAGAGCTGCGTGACCCGTGAGTTCATGTTGCGGCTCTCCTTGCGCAGCAGCTTCACCTCACTCACGATGCCGCCATCCACCTCCACCAGCTGCTGTAGCGTCTCAATTTGTCGCTTCTGCTTGAGCAGCTCGCTGTTGAGCAGCTCCAGCTCCTGCTTGTGCACCCGGTTCTCCAGGAGCACCTCGGGCTCCTTGGAGTTGACGCAGATGGCGCCTGTGACCCGCTGCTGGGGCACAATGAAGGTGTAGGTGCACTTGTCTGAAGACTCGCTGGCCCGTTTGTACCTGTTTAGGTAAATGAACTCACTGGGCGagccctcctcagtgccctcGAAGCTTTCCTTCTGGCCTGCAGCTGTTCCCATGGCAGCCAGCAGTCCCAGCCACCAGTATGTCACACACAGCAGCCTCATGGTCCTCACAAAATGGTGCTTCCTCTTTGAGAACAGAGCCTATGAAAACCTGAAAGTAAACAGAAGGGAGATTCAGTAACGGTGTTGTCACTGCCAGCAGCCTGTGCCATAAATGAGCTCAGCCTTCTCGCCAGGCAAATCTTTCCAAAAATGCAGCTTCAGGAGGCAGCCCTTCtggaagcagcagaaggagacaGGCAGGCTTCCACAGAGGTAGAGAGGAAGCCGGAGGGGACGGGGGCATCTGGAGGCAGGAGGCCATGGCCCTGCCACTCCCAGAGCCCGCCCTCAAGCCCAGCCCCCTCGCGGAGCTCCTGGCCCAAGCCTGAAAACCACAGACGGCAGCTCAaagctggggcagggaggcaggggaaggCTTATCTAATCTCTGTTCTCTGCCTCATGCCCCCCAGACCATTATGTCTCCCTGTTCTAACCTGTTTGTAACCCCCCTGGGCTTTCCCTTTACTGAAGCATTTGTGACAGTCATGGTGAATAGGGTTCTGTGTGGTCTTCTTTAGCGGACTCCGTACTCCATGCGGGCAGGTGCTGTGTCTGATTCCATCCTGTGTCCTCAGGATGCTACACAAAGCAGGCTTACAgtgaatatttgtgaaatgaacaaATCTCTGGACATGGGATGGAATCTGTTCAGTTGGTAGTGGACAATGTCAATGGAAGGATGTGTCCAGTCACATGGCTTTGGTCTGTGTGTTAGAGACAAGCTGAAGAGCCCAAACAGGAACAAACAACTGAGCTCTTCTAAATCCAAATATTTGCAATAGCCAGTAACTGCAAGTTCCCCCTGGCCACTGCAATGTGATTAAAGCAGACAGAAGCGGAAAAAAGACATGTGTCTCTGGATTCGTTTCAGTTCTGCTCTTGGACCATTCATTCCCTCACCAGATATCCTGGTGTGCCAGGCAGCATGCTGGCTGCTGGACGCGTACGGCCGCACACAGGCCCGAGCCAGCCCTGCCCTTACGTGGCTTACGCACAGTGGCACAGTCCCCAAGAGCCACAGAGCAGCAGGAACATATGCTGTGAAAGGGTAGAACAGAGAACTGACCTAATCTGAGGATTCCAGAAAGCTTCCCTGAGAAAGTGACCTTTACACTGACCCCTTGAGGGATGAGCAGGAGTCAGCCGGGCCAAGAGGGAGGGGATGGATGTGTGCACATCCTTCCTCTCGCCTACCCAGGGCTATGGCTCCAGCGTTTCTCCCCCATATCTCCTGCATGATCACATTTTTCCTATAATCATGCTGTTATTTCTCTCATCTTAAAGAAAATCAATCCTCTCTTGATCTCACATCTCCTCTCCAGCTACCGTTCCATTCCTCTGCTCCCCTTTTTAGCAAAACCCTCCGAAGGGCTGCCTGTACTTGGTTTCCAGAAAGGCCCTTGCTTCCTGTTCTCTTGAGCCCACTCCCATCAGGCCTAGATCCCCCCTTCCCTCCGAGTGCTCTGGACAGGATCACTGGTGGCCTCACTTGCCAGACCAAATGGCCTGTTCTTAGTCCTCATCAGTACTTGCCTCTCCACACTGGGGAATGTGGTTGGTCACTCCCTTCTTAGACTTCCTTTCCTGAAGATCACCATTTCCTTTCTCACTGgctgccctttctctctcctttgctgGTTCATCCTTCTGTTCCTGTCCTGGGGGACCCAGAGCTCCATCCTCAGACCTCTTGTTTACCTCGGTGATCTCATGTGGTCTTGTGGCCTGCAGGTGCTGCTAACTCCCACATTTATTTCTCCAGCCCAGACCTTCCCCTTTGACTTCAGACCCATACATCTAACTGCCCCTTTGACATTTCCACCCTACTATCTCCTAGGCATCTCAAACTCAACGTATCTGGAAGTGAACTGATGTCGTCACACCTCTATCTAAACATGTTTACCCCAGATTTTCCTGTGTTAGTAAGTGGAAGCTCTGCTCTTCCAGTTGTTCAGGGCAACAACCTTGAAGTCAATGACCTTGACTCCACTTTTTCATGCCCCGCATCTAATTCACCACCAAATCATAATAGCAATTTCCTGGACATATTCTCAGAGTCCTGCTTCTGCTCGTCAGCTCTCCTACACCCTGGTACAACACCCCCTCCACCTCTCACCTGGACCTAACTGTCTGCTGCTGGACCTGCTCCTGCCCTTTGTCCTTAGCCCAGTAGCCAGAgtgatcctttttctttttctttttttttaagatttttatttatttttatttattcatgagagatagggaggcagagggagaagcaggctcctgcatgggagcccaacgcggaacttgatcctaggactccaggatcacaccctgggctgaaggcaggtgctaaactgctgagccacccgggaatccctgatcctttttaaaaagttccatcTTCTACTCAGAATCCCTAGGGAGCTCCTCAACTCAGAGAAAAAGCTTAGAAGGTGTCTCTGGCTCTTGCAGACCTGGCTCGCTCCCTCCCTGACCTCTTCTCTGACTCCTCTCATCCCCTCCTGCCACCCCATCCATATGCCGCTGCAGCCACCACAGCCTCCTGGGGGGTCCGTATGCTCGCCAAGCACGATTGTGACTCAGGACCTTTGTATGCTGTTCCCTGACTGGAACACTCTTACCCCCTTTCCTCATCGCTCACTCCTTCACCTCTTAAGGTCTTTGCTGAGATATTACCTTCCCAGTGGGGCCTACCCAGTCACTTAAAACTGTaacctccccaccctcctctccagaGTCCTCATTGTTAACAGATGTAAAATGTTTCCTGACCCCACCCCAGTGACTGGAACCGCAAGGAGGGCAGGGGGCTGACTGCTCCATTCTCAATGCCAAGCATGTGGCATgtggcactcagtaaatatctcTGGGCTGAATAAAAGGGCACACCTGACAACAGCTTCCACACAGTGGGGAGGGCTAtggagaggcagggccaggggagcTCATGCAGGTGATGGCATGAGGGGGTGCCAGCTACACAGGAGgaggccttttctttcttccttctttctttctttctttctttctttctttctttctttctttctttctttctttctttctttctttctttctttcttcttccttccttccttccttccttccttccttccttccttccttccttccttctttctttctttctttctttctttctttctttctttctttctttctttctttctttctttctttctttctttctttctttctttctttcttctttttttttctttcctttctttctttcattttgagagagagagacagaacatgaataggggagagagaagcagattctccactgaggaaggagcccaacacaggccttgatgccaggaccatgacctgaactgaaggcagacacccaactaagccacccaggtgccctggatgtCATCTCTTATATTTATCAATAACATCCAACCTGCTCCTCACAAGCCATTTGCAAGCATTTTCTACTTTGTCTTCTCTCAAGGTAGATACTGTTAAGATTCTGctgtcatttccattttacagatgaggaaactaagactcagagtGGCTGAGTGagttgcctaagatcacacagctggaagGTGGCAGAACCAGGGATAATTGGAGAAGTCAGGAAAGTGTCCCTGATCTGATCTCATGTATTCAAGCCTTCAAACTCTTACTGACatagaaatgtagaaatgtaCTTAATCTGGTctttagtacaaaaaaaaaaaaaaaaaaaaaaaaggattagcaTGACATGGAAGCTGGAAGTCTTGTCCTCCCCAGGCTCCTTTGTGGCTTCTCTGGGGAGCAGCCTCGGTCCAGGCCCCACCTTGTACCAGTTCGTGGGCTGTTACAAAAcaggccctgggctccccagAGCCACTCAGAACTGTTTTCTGTTGAATGAGGAAGTGTGGCCAGCCCACACTTTGATCGAGGCCAGGCAGAGAAAGGTGTTCAGCGGTCTTTGGTCTGGGTTGGGCTAGGAGGTAGGGCTGTGGTGACGTGAGTGGAAACGGGGCTGAGTTTGTGAGTGTTTGCCTGGTTTCCAGAGCGCTCTGGCTGCTCTTGCACCAGCCCGTGGCCACGCCTGGCCCAAAACAATGGGGAGGAGCAGTGCCACAGGCTAGGGTGGGCAGGCAGGTGCCTTCCCACAGGCCGCTCACCTGAGGCAGCTGGTGCCCATGCTGGTGGTGCTCGTGCGGGCCTCTGCCTTGACAGAGAAACTACCAGGGGCCCAGGGAAGCAACCTGGCTCCAGGAAATGGTTGATTTCCAAGCCTTCCCAGGCCTCAAGACCTGGCAGGGTGACCCTGTTTATCATTGAGCCTTGTCCCTTCCCAAACCTGGGCTCCCAGAGCTTCCCCATCAGAGCCTGTGCCCTTGGACTTGCGATCCTGAAGGCCAAGCCTCTTCGGTGAAATGTGATCTAACGGGGCGATCTAACCTGCCTTGCACACTACTTAAAGGACATAGAAATGCTTCCCAAACTAGAGATGATAATAATAACGTGATGGCAGCATGCTGGCAGACAATGTTGCCAGACTCAGTGAGGAACACTGACCATGCCCCCTGACATgggagtggagggtgggggtgataCCATAATTAATGCTCCTCCCATTTCTCAGAGGAGGACCTTGGGCCTCTCACAGAGCTGGGCCCTGGGCAGGAAGTCTGTCTGGCCTTACCACCCAGCTCTAAAGCCGTCCTCTGTCAGACTGGGTGGGTCCtggctgtctctctgtccctggaTCTTACACGGTGCTGGGCAAGAGTGGGAAGGGAACAGCTGGGCAAATGCAGTGCATAGGCTGTGCTGTCTTGAAAGAGCATTTCTCAGCAATTGTTTGATTAAAAAGAGCACCAAACTTGATGAATTAACACACAGTTTTCAGGTTCACAAGGCCCTTTGCATACACATTATCAGTTAATCATCCCAACGTTCAGAGCTAGTTAGTTATTGCCGTTTTGAGAGGGGGTGTCAGGTATCTTGCTCTGGATGGCACTCCTACCAGTGACACCAGTTCTGGGGCTCACGATTCTGGGTCTTCCTGTTAGTTTTCCATGGGGTCTGGGCTTGGCAGGTGTCATCTGGGGCCAAGTGGGTtctagaaggaagggaaggagcaggGCACCGTGCTGGGTGCCTGACACACACCGTCACAGGTAGTCTAACCAGGTGGCTGTCCCCcacttctattttataaatgagaacacTGACTCCCAGGTAGGCTAAGTGACTTCCCCAGGAGTCCATGCAGATAAGAGCTGGAGCTGACCCAGCCGAGAGCTCAGGTCAGCCTGACACCAAGGGCTGTACTATGCCTTGCCCTCGGCTTTGGAGTTGTTTTCCTTAAAGAATCTAACCCCCGTCTTCAGTTTTATGCTACTTTGGCAGTTCTTAATGGGCAGTAATgagtttgtttccttttactcTCTTGATATTTATTCAACTAATTGCACCCCAAGAGAAATAACCCTCCCCAGCATTCCAGTCATCTTAGGCCTGGAGAACTCCACTGCAATCAGAGTGGTGCGCCTCACTTTCTTCCTCTGAccaacaaagaaaagcaactGCAACTGTTTTCCTTGGCTtcgaaaggaaaataaaaacgattcttaaaattgcttttcCACATTGTATTGTGAGGAGTTTCCATTATGTACGGGTTTCCCTCCCCACAAGTGGAGCTGGTGTGACCAAGCCACGTGACAGCCCCTGCACACTGGGAGGCAGCCTCCCCTGGGCTTGGGTCCCACCCAGCCTCTGGTGGGCAGCCGGAGTGTCCCTGCTTGGCCCAGTGCAGTGGGGCCACACACCGTGTGTCCACCTCCCACTCAGCACCATGGCACTGCAGCCCAGGCATGAGGCCACTTTGTAGGAAGAATTGTTTTTATAGGAGGGAGCTCTGTGTCCTGCCCTGCAGCAGAAACTGGTGGCCCCGAGGGTTAGGAATGAGAAAAGTTCAAACACTGAAGATGATAACCACACTCTGTTGTCACATGACTCAAGCACTTTATATACATGATCTTtcttaatcctcccaacaacctCAGGAGGGAAGCCCTGTTATTTCAGGCTGCCATGGGTGGTGGCCCAAGTTGTGCACTCTGCCACTCTAAGGAGCACAACTCACATTCAATGGTCTTTGTAGTTTGGGGTATTTATTATTATAGCCATTTTCTGATTCCCACAAAGATGCTTTTAAGACTAACAGCAGGGCTGACAATTATCCTTATTTGCAGGTGAGGGAACTATTCATATTCTAAGACCGCGAGTCATTTTACCCATAGTCACTGAATTACTCAATAGCGGAGCCCCAAAATATACCATGctgaatatatagaaagaaaagtgCTAGAGTGACAGGACACTCAAAAGAAATTGCTCTCTGACCCCCACAGACAAGGGGAGTCCCCAGGACAATTTCTGGATTCAAACCAGCTCTCATGGTGGTGCCTTGTCACCCATCTAGGCTATAGTCCCATGTGAGAGGCTCACAGAACCCACCCCTGCATCTGTCACCAGCCCTACCCTACAATTCCGTGATCACAGAAAGCCGGGGATGAGTCTAGACCAGGGGCCCTGCAGGAGGCCTGAGAAATGACCCCTTGCCACTGGCGGTGCAGGAATCTGGAACCACCACTTGGCCCTGAgtgtgcctggctggcccctggcatctgcctttggggtAGCTAGGAATTTGAGTGTGCTTGAGGCAGTCCAATAGACCTGATTAACAATCAACATCAGGCAACATCAGGACCGAgaagaaaaaatcaaaacttcGAAGTTGACAGCTTTTCCTACTAAAGCTGGTTGAGATGCATGGTGTACCAGTGGGTACCTAAACCAATTGGTAATCCAGGATGTGGGAGAGACCCAGATaaaggaaaattctagaaaaaagggccccagagggcccagcTGACCATATACCCAAAAGTATAGATAACAATAGCCCTCGTCTGTTTCTAGTAAACTCACCGTGTGCCTGGTGTGCCCTTTCTCATTGACATGTACTGCTCTGTGCATAAGGTTAGCTCCCATTGAGGCCTGTtatgtaattattaatagcaccccctcttattttcaaaaatgtcctGATTGGGCACCAAATTATAAGGTACCTTTATACCCAGGAGAAAAGTATTATCACCTGCATTTTGCAGGAGAGTAAACCCAGGTCCAGAAAGGTCAGGTTACTTGTCTAAGGCTCCTTGGAATAAATACCAGGACTGGGATTCAGCTGTCAGCGGCAATGTCCAAGCCCTCACTTCCATCAAGATTGATTCTCCAACCAGGATGAACAAAAGGTGCCTGTCTGTTTGCTTCATGGCCAGGATGCAGATTGCTTCTTAGTCACTGTTGACTGAATAAGTAGAAATGGCTTTCAGGTTAGTACAAGGGGGAGTTTTGTTAGATGTTAGAAACAGCTTCTTGATTATCCAAGTGGCAAGACCCCAAAATGGGCATCGCGGATGAACAGTGGCGTCCTCACCTTAGAAAACCTGAAGAAACTGTGCCTCATTTGTCCTAGGTGATTCATTGCTAGcctgggggccagggagggaACAGCCACATCTCCAACTGCCATCCCCTCCCAGCCTAGGATCCTGTGATTCATTCCCCACCAGAAGGCCATGTGGGCACCCAAGGAGTCTGGAGCCAGTTCCCGGACCCTGCCAGCTCAGCCCTCATAAGACCTTCAAATGAGCCATTTGTTCATCCATCCAGCCTTCCATCTCCTAACCTTCCCTGCCAGCTGGTCTTTGTAAACTGTGACAGCCTGAGTCCACCCT
This genomic window contains:
- the ANGPTL2 gene encoding angiopoietin-related protein 2; translation: MRLLCVTYWWLGLLAAMGTAAGQKESFEGTEEGSPSEFIYLNRYKRASESSDKCTYTFIVPQQRVTGAICVNSKEPEVLLENRVHKQELELLNSELLKQKRQIETLQQLVEVDGGIVSEVKLLRKESRNMNSRVTQLYMQLLHEIIRKRDNALELSQLENRILNQTADMLQLASKYKDLEHKYQHLATLAHNQSEIIAQLEEHCQRVPAARPMPQPPPATPPRVYQPSPYNRIINQISTNEIQSDQNLKVLPPPLPTMPTLTSLPSSTDKPSGPWRDCLQALEDGHDTSSIYLVKPENTNRLMQVWCDQRHDPGGWTVIQRRLDGSVNFFRNWETYKQGFGNIDGEYWLGLENIYWLTNQGNYKLLVTMEDWSGRKVFAEYASFRLEPESEYYKLRLGRYHGNAGDSFTWHNGKQFTTLDRDHDVYTGNCAHYQKGGWWYNACAHSNLNGVWYRGGHYRSRYQDGVYWAEFRGGSYSLKKVVMMIRPNPNTFH